In Gaiellales bacterium, a genomic segment contains:
- a CDS encoding GNAT family N-acetyltransferase, producing MDAADLWSTFAEHAPRVMPGGLAPARSSGHGWFAVLTGEAHPDLNECVLTSRARAEDAAELVAFLADAGVPALISVASTASPEVTDPLVAAGFVPAPVLEPLMWCATRPPRETSGLGVEPMRSTAARDEAVAIVAGAHMMAPEIADRTLAPLAALGDGVMAWLAYEGHEAISVVWATQGPRIGIWSMMTPPAHRRKGGGRAVLTCALEALWGPETEGAFLFSTPAGRPFYESVGFAAVDDATTWTSGASDEFLAAIGQPRTVPDP from the coding sequence GTGGACGCCGCCGACCTGTGGAGCACGTTCGCCGAGCATGCGCCCCGGGTGATGCCGGGCGGGCTCGCGCCGGCGCGGTCGTCGGGGCACGGCTGGTTCGCCGTGCTCACCGGCGAGGCCCACCCGGACCTGAACGAGTGCGTGTTGACGTCGCGCGCGCGGGCCGAGGACGCCGCCGAGCTGGTCGCGTTCCTCGCGGACGCCGGCGTGCCGGCGCTGATCTCGGTCGCATCCACCGCGAGCCCCGAGGTCACCGACCCGCTGGTCGCCGCCGGGTTCGTGCCCGCACCCGTGCTCGAGCCGCTGATGTGGTGTGCGACGCGACCACCCCGCGAGACCAGTGGCCTGGGCGTCGAGCCGATGCGGTCGACGGCCGCGCGAGACGAGGCGGTCGCCATCGTCGCCGGCGCCCACATGATGGCGCCGGAGATCGCCGATCGGACCCTCGCGCCGCTCGCGGCCCTCGGCGACGGGGTGATGGCATGGCTCGCCTACGAGGGCCACGAGGCGATCAGCGTCGTGTGGGCGACGCAGGGGCCGCGGATCGGCATCTGGTCGATGATGACCCCGCCGGCGCACCGGCGGAAGGGCGGCGGGCGGGCCGTCCTGACCTGCGCGCTGGAGGCGCTGTGGGGGCCGGAGACCGAGGGCGCGTTCCTCTTCTCGACGCCGGCCGGCCGGCCCTTCTACGAGTCGGTCGGGTTCGCGGCGGTCGACGACGCGACGACGTGGACGTCCGGCGCGAGCGACGAGTTCCTCGCGGCGATCGGCCAGCCCAGGACAGTGCCGGACCCGTGA